A window of Thermus tengchongensis contains these coding sequences:
- the nifJ gene encoding pyruvate:ferredoxin (flavodoxin) oxidoreductase, producing MRPITVDGNEAVARVAYRLSEVIAIYPITPSSPMAELSDEWAARGEPNLFGLVPKVVEMQSEGGAAGALHGALQEGVLATTFTASQGLLLMIPDMYKIAGQALPGVIHVAARSLATHALSIFGDHQDLYAVRPTGWGLLVSDSVQAAQDLAAIAHASALQASLPVLHAMDGFRTSHEVQKILPLSDRELRALFPFEALEAFRKRALTPEAPAIRGTAQNPDHYFQNREAINPFYRRFPQVVAETMARFGEITGRRYLPYEYFGHPEAERVVVVMGSASWAVEEAVEYLLRRGEKVGMVRVRLYRPFHVEGFLAAIPKTVRKVAVLDRGKEPGAVGEPLFQEVAAAFALRGGEVPVLVGGRYGLSSKEFTPAMALGVFEELAKERPRHGFTVGIVDDVTGTSLPYPEVDFEDPASVRAVFFALGADGTVSANKSTIKIIGEETPLYAQGYFVYDSKKSGSRTVSHLRFGPNPLNKPYLVRRANFVGIHQWGFLERLPMLDVAEEGATVLINSPYPKEEVWDRLPKPVQEEILRKKLKVYVVNAYDLARQVGLPGRINTIMQAAFFKLSGVLPEEEAKARIKKGIEKTYGKRGRSVLERNFQAVELGFEAVEPLPIPGRITSEKELVPPMVDHPPAFVREVLGPIALGLGDALPVSAFPPDGTYPTGTARYEKRGIAEFVPTWDPKVCVQCGKCVLVCPHAVIRAKVVPEGALAGAPEGFPHRKAMWKELSGEFTLAISPDDCTGCTLCVEACPAKDKQNPSRKALNMAPRLEVREEMNRHWDFFLSLPETPRAGLKLHTVKDVQLLEPLFEFPGACAGCGETPYLRLLSQLFGDRLVVANATGCSSIYGGNLPTTPWSKNKEGRGPAWANSLFEDNAEFGLGMRLALDKKAEYARKLLPRFREVLGEELLARLLKPVGPEEVEARRQDVALLRERLGGLEDPRARDLLAVADALIPHSVWIVGGDGWAYDIGYGGLDHVLSSGANVKVLVLDTEVYSNTGGQASKATGLGAVAKFATAGKATPKKDLAFMAMSYGHVYVAQIAMGANDAHTVKAFLEAEAHQGPALLIAYSHCIAHGIDMAKGMDHQKLAERSGYWPLFRYLPGQGLFLDSKPPTLPLREYLYAENRYRLLLQTHPEEAEAFLKAAEEAVRARWERLSRMAASKEAVAS from the coding sequence ATGCGTCCCATCACCGTGGACGGCAATGAGGCGGTGGCCCGGGTGGCCTACCGCCTAAGCGAGGTGATCGCCATTTATCCCATAACCCCGTCCAGCCCCATGGCGGAGCTTTCCGACGAGTGGGCGGCCAGGGGGGAGCCCAACCTCTTCGGGCTGGTCCCCAAGGTGGTGGAGATGCAGTCCGAAGGCGGGGCGGCGGGGGCGCTTCACGGGGCCCTGCAGGAAGGGGTTTTGGCCACCACCTTCACCGCCAGCCAGGGCCTTCTCCTCATGATCCCCGACATGTACAAGATCGCCGGCCAGGCCCTTCCAGGGGTTATTCACGTGGCCGCCCGCTCCCTAGCCACCCATGCGCTTTCCATCTTCGGGGACCACCAGGACCTCTACGCGGTCAGGCCCACGGGGTGGGGCCTCCTGGTTTCGGACTCGGTGCAGGCGGCCCAGGACCTAGCGGCCATCGCCCACGCCTCCGCCTTGCAGGCCAGCCTTCCCGTCCTCCACGCCATGGATGGGTTCCGCACCTCCCACGAGGTGCAGAAGATCCTGCCCCTTTCCGACCGGGAGCTCAGGGCCCTCTTCCCCTTTGAGGCCCTCGAGGCCTTCCGTAAGCGCGCCCTTACCCCCGAGGCTCCGGCCATCCGGGGCACGGCGCAAAACCCCGACCACTACTTCCAAAACCGCGAGGCCATCAACCCCTTCTACCGCCGCTTTCCCCAGGTGGTGGCCGAGACCATGGCCCGCTTCGGGGAGATCACCGGGCGCCGCTACCTCCCCTACGAGTACTTCGGCCACCCGGAGGCGGAAAGGGTGGTGGTGGTCATGGGCTCGGCCTCCTGGGCGGTGGAGGAGGCGGTGGAGTACCTCCTCCGGCGCGGGGAGAAGGTGGGGATGGTTCGCGTAAGGCTCTACCGGCCCTTCCACGTGGAGGGTTTCCTCGCCGCCATTCCCAAGACGGTCCGCAAGGTGGCGGTTCTGGACCGGGGCAAGGAACCGGGGGCGGTGGGGGAGCCCCTCTTCCAGGAGGTGGCGGCGGCCTTTGCCCTCAGGGGCGGGGAGGTGCCTGTTCTCGTGGGCGGGCGCTACGGGCTTTCCTCCAAGGAGTTCACCCCGGCCATGGCCCTGGGGGTTTTTGAGGAGCTTGCCAAAGAGCGCCCCCGTCACGGCTTCACCGTGGGCATCGTGGACGACGTGACGGGCACGAGCCTCCCTTATCCCGAGGTGGACTTTGAAGACCCGGCCTCGGTGCGGGCGGTCTTCTTTGCCCTGGGGGCGGACGGCACCGTGAGCGCCAACAAGAGCACCATCAAGATCATCGGGGAGGAGACGCCCCTTTACGCCCAAGGGTACTTCGTCTACGACTCCAAGAAATCGGGCTCCCGTACGGTGAGCCACCTGCGCTTCGGTCCCAATCCCCTGAACAAGCCCTACCTGGTGCGGCGGGCGAACTTCGTGGGCATCCACCAATGGGGTTTCCTGGAGCGCCTGCCCATGCTGGACGTGGCGGAGGAGGGGGCCACGGTCCTCATCAACAGCCCTTACCCCAAGGAGGAGGTCTGGGACCGCCTGCCCAAGCCCGTGCAGGAGGAAATCCTCAGAAAGAAGCTCAAGGTCTACGTAGTGAACGCTTACGACCTGGCCCGCCAGGTGGGGTTGCCGGGGCGCATCAACACCATCATGCAGGCCGCCTTCTTCAAGCTTTCCGGAGTGCTCCCTGAGGAAGAGGCCAAGGCCCGCATCAAGAAGGGCATTGAGAAAACCTACGGCAAGCGGGGCCGATCGGTGCTGGAAAGGAACTTCCAGGCGGTGGAGCTGGGTTTTGAGGCAGTGGAACCCCTGCCCATACCCGGAAGGATCACCTCGGAAAAGGAACTGGTGCCCCCTATGGTGGACCACCCGCCTGCCTTTGTGCGGGAGGTGCTTGGGCCCATTGCCCTGGGGCTCGGCGACGCCTTGCCGGTTTCCGCCTTTCCCCCGGATGGAACCTACCCCACGGGGACGGCCAGGTACGAGAAGCGGGGCATCGCCGAGTTCGTGCCCACCTGGGACCCGAAGGTGTGCGTGCAGTGCGGGAAGTGCGTCTTGGTCTGCCCCCATGCGGTGATCCGGGCCAAGGTGGTGCCCGAGGGGGCCTTGGCGGGTGCCCCTGAGGGCTTCCCCCACCGCAAGGCCATGTGGAAGGAGCTTTCCGGGGAGTTTACCCTGGCCATCAGCCCGGACGACTGCACGGGGTGCACCCTCTGCGTGGAGGCCTGCCCGGCCAAGGACAAGCAGAACCCCAGTCGCAAGGCGCTGAACATGGCACCGCGCCTCGAGGTGCGGGAAGAGATGAACCGGCACTGGGACTTCTTCCTCTCCCTTCCGGAAACCCCCAGGGCCGGCCTTAAGCTCCACACCGTGAAGGATGTGCAACTTCTGGAGCCTTTGTTTGAGTTCCCTGGGGCCTGCGCGGGCTGCGGGGAAACCCCCTACCTGAGGCTCCTCTCCCAGCTCTTCGGGGACCGCCTGGTCGTGGCCAACGCCACCGGGTGCAGCTCCATCTACGGGGGGAACCTGCCCACCACCCCCTGGAGCAAGAACAAGGAGGGCCGGGGCCCCGCCTGGGCCAACTCCCTCTTTGAGGACAACGCCGAGTTTGGCTTGGGGATGCGCCTCGCCCTGGACAAGAAGGCAGAGTACGCCAGGAAGCTTTTGCCCAGGTTCCGTGAGGTGCTGGGGGAGGAGCTTTTGGCGAGGCTCCTTAAGCCCGTGGGGCCAGAGGAGGTGGAGGCGAGGCGCCAGGATGTGGCCCTCTTGCGGGAGCGGCTTGGGGGCCTGGAGGACCCCAGGGCCCGGGACCTCCTGGCCGTCGCCGATGCCCTCATCCCCCACTCGGTCTGGATTGTGGGCGGGGACGGCTGGGCCTACGACATCGGCTACGGCGGCCTGGACCACGTGCTCTCCAGCGGGGCCAACGTGAAGGTCCTGGTCCTGGACACCGAGGTCTACTCCAACACCGGCGGGCAGGCCTCCAAGGCCACGGGGCTCGGGGCGGTGGCCAAGTTCGCCACGGCGGGCAAGGCCACGCCCAAGAAGGACCTGGCCTTCATGGCCATGAGCTACGGGCATGTGTACGTGGCCCAGATCGCCATGGGGGCGAACGATGCCCACACGGTGAAGGCCTTCCTCGAGGCCGAAGCCCACCAAGGCCCCGCCCTCCTCATCGCCTACAGCCACTGCATCGCCCACGGCATCGACATGGCCAAGGGCATGGACCACCAGAAGCTGGCGGAGCGCTCCGGCTACTGGCCGCTTTTCCGCTACCTCCCCGGCCAAGGCCTCTTCCTGGACTCCAAGCCCCCCACCCTGCCCCTCAGGGAGTACCTCTACGCGGAAAACCGCTACCGCCTCCTACTCCAGACCCACCCCGAGGAGGCCGAGGCCTTCCTCAAGGCAGCGGAGGAGGCGGTGAGGGCCAGGTGGGAAAGGCTTTCCCGCATGGCGGCCTCCAAGGAGGCCGTGGCAAGCTGA
- a CDS encoding dihydroorotate dehydrogenase-like protein: MDLRTTYLGLALEHPLVASASPLTEKLDGFLRLEDGGAAAIVMHSLFEEQVTLEEEMLDHYLHYGHESYAEALSYFPKAHEYRLTPERHLDLLARAKERVSVPIIASINGVSRGGWVEYAKLLEDAGADAIELNLYYIPTDPTLSGAEVEAMYLDTIRAVVESVRIPVAVKVGHAFTAFAHFAKQVEATGARALVLFNRFYQPDFDLETLSVVPTLSLSRPYEALLRIHWIALLYGRVGLELALTGGVHSGKEAAKGLLAGAQVVMMTSAVLEKGPGHFRTVLEELKTFMEEKEYASVGEMRGVMSYLKVAEPAALERSNYLKVLGSYRLLP, translated from the coding sequence ATGGACCTGAGGACCACGTACCTGGGCTTGGCCTTGGAGCACCCCCTGGTGGCCTCCGCTTCACCCCTGACCGAAAAGCTGGACGGGTTCTTGCGCCTGGAGGACGGGGGGGCGGCGGCCATCGTCATGCACTCCCTTTTTGAGGAGCAGGTGACCCTCGAGGAGGAGATGCTGGACCACTACCTCCACTACGGCCACGAGAGCTACGCCGAGGCCCTAAGCTACTTCCCCAAGGCCCACGAGTACCGCCTGACCCCCGAGCGGCACCTGGACCTCCTCGCCCGGGCCAAGGAGCGGGTGTCCGTCCCCATCATCGCCAGCATCAACGGGGTGAGCCGGGGGGGCTGGGTGGAGTACGCCAAGCTTCTGGAAGACGCAGGGGCAGACGCTATAGAGCTCAACCTCTACTACATTCCCACCGACCCCACCCTTTCCGGGGCGGAAGTGGAGGCCATGTACCTGGATACCATCCGGGCGGTGGTGGAAAGCGTGCGCATCCCCGTGGCGGTTAAGGTGGGGCACGCCTTCACCGCCTTCGCCCACTTCGCCAAACAGGTGGAAGCCACAGGGGCCCGGGCCCTGGTCCTCTTCAACCGCTTCTACCAACCCGACTTCGACCTGGAGACCCTTTCGGTGGTGCCCACCCTGAGCCTTTCCCGCCCCTACGAGGCCCTTTTGCGCATCCACTGGATCGCCCTCCTCTACGGCCGGGTCGGCCTGGAGCTGGCCTTGACGGGGGGTGTGCATTCGGGAAAGGAGGCGGCCAAGGGGCTTTTGGCTGGGGCGCAGGTGGTGATGATGACCTCGGCCGTCCTGGAAAAGGGGCCCGGGCACTTCCGTACCGTACTGGAGGAACTCAAGACCTTTATGGAGGAAAAAGAGTACGCAAGCGTGGGGGAGATGCGGGGGGTGATGAGCTACCTTAAGGTGGCGGAACCCGCCGCCCTAGAGAGGTCCAACTACCTTAAGGTTCTGGGCTCGTATCGCCTTCTTCCCTGA
- the polX gene encoding DNA polymerase/3'-5' exonuclease PolX → MRNQELARLFEEIGLMSEFLGDNPFRVRAYYQAARTLYDLDTPIEEVAKGGREALLALPGIGPDLAEKILEFIKTGEIRKHRELAERVPKGVLAVMEVPGVGPKTARQLYDELGIDSLEKLREALDRGDLLRLKGFGQKKAERIREGLALVQVAGKRRPLGAALSLARNLLAAIRDLPGVERAELCGSARRYKDTVGDLDYLVASERSEEVVKAFVKLPQVKEVYAQGKERATVFLKNGLQVDLRVVPPESWGSGLQYLTGSKEHSIRLRGLAQERGLKLSEYGLFRGEERLAGETEEGIYEALGLPFIPPPLREDHGEIEAALEGRLPTLLELSQVKGDLQVHSTYSDGQNSLEELWEAARALGYEYLGVTDHSPAVRVAGGPSPEEALKRIEAIRRFNEGHGPPYLLAGAEVDIRPDGSLDYPDWVLRELDLVLISIHSSFKLSKAEQTKRILRALENPFVHVLAHPTARLIGRRPPIEADWEAIFRKAKERGVAVEIDGYYDRMDLPDDLARMAYGMGLWISLSTDAHQADHLRFMELAVGTAQRAWIGPERVLNTLSYEDLMAWLKARRGL, encoded by the coding sequence ATGAGGAACCAGGAGCTGGCCCGCCTCTTTGAGGAGATCGGGCTCATGAGCGAGTTCTTGGGGGACAACCCCTTCAGGGTGCGGGCCTATTACCAGGCGGCTCGCACCCTGTATGACCTGGATACTCCCATTGAGGAGGTGGCCAAGGGAGGAAGGGAAGCCCTGCTGGCCCTTCCCGGGATTGGGCCCGATCTGGCGGAAAAGATCTTGGAGTTTATCAAAACCGGGGAGATTAGGAAGCACCGGGAGCTTGCAGAGCGGGTGCCAAAGGGGGTTTTGGCGGTGATGGAGGTGCCCGGGGTGGGGCCCAAGACTGCCCGGCAGCTCTACGACGAGCTGGGCATCGACTCCCTGGAAAAACTAAGGGAAGCCCTGGATAGGGGCGATCTCCTTCGCCTGAAGGGCTTTGGCCAGAAGAAGGCCGAGCGCATCCGAGAGGGCCTGGCCCTGGTGCAGGTGGCGGGCAAGCGAAGGCCCTTGGGAGCGGCGCTTTCCTTGGCGAGAAACCTCCTTGCTGCCATCCGGGATCTGCCCGGGGTGGAGAGGGCGGAACTTTGCGGGTCCGCCCGACGGTATAAGGACACGGTGGGGGACCTGGACTACCTGGTGGCCAGCGAAAGAAGCGAGGAGGTGGTGAAGGCGTTCGTGAAGCTTCCTCAGGTGAAGGAGGTGTACGCCCAGGGCAAGGAGCGGGCCACGGTGTTTTTGAAAAACGGCCTCCAGGTGGACCTGAGGGTGGTGCCGCCCGAGAGTTGGGGCTCCGGGCTCCAGTACCTCACGGGGAGCAAGGAGCACTCCATCCGGCTCCGGGGCCTTGCCCAGGAAAGGGGTTTGAAGCTTTCCGAGTACGGGCTTTTCCGCGGGGAGGAGCGCCTGGCTGGGGAGACGGAGGAAGGGATTTATGAAGCCCTGGGCCTCCCCTTCATCCCCCCACCCCTTAGGGAGGACCACGGGGAGATCGAGGCGGCCCTCGAGGGCCGTCTTCCTACCCTTCTGGAGCTTTCCCAGGTGAAGGGGGACCTCCAGGTCCACTCCACCTACTCCGATGGGCAAAACTCGTTGGAGGAGCTCTGGGAGGCGGCCAGGGCTCTGGGCTACGAGTACCTGGGGGTCACCGACCACTCCCCGGCGGTGCGGGTGGCGGGGGGGCCTTCCCCGGAAGAGGCCCTGAAGCGCATCGAGGCCATCCGCCGCTTCAACGAGGGCCACGGCCCCCCCTACCTGCTGGCGGGGGCCGAGGTGGACATCCGGCCCGATGGTTCCCTGGACTACCCGGACTGGGTTTTGCGGGAGCTGGATCTGGTCCTCATTTCCATCCACTCAAGCTTTAAGCTTTCCAAGGCCGAGCAGACCAAGAGGATCCTACGGGCCCTGGAGAACCCCTTCGTACACGTGCTGGCCCACCCCACGGCCCGCTTGATCGGCCGGAGGCCCCCCATCGAAGCCGACTGGGAGGCCATCTTCCGCAAGGCCAAGGAGCGGGGGGTGGCGGTGGAGATCGACGGCTACTACGACCGCATGGACCTCCCCGACGACCTGGCCCGGATGGCCTACGGGATGGGGCTTTGGATCAGCCTCTCCACCGACGCCCACCAAGCGGATCACCTGCGCTTCATGGAGCTGGCGGTGGGCACGGCGCAAAGGGCCTGGATCGGACCCGAGAGGGTGCTGAACACCCTCTCCTACGAAGACCTTATGGCTTGGCTCAAAGCCCGGCGAGGGCTTTAG
- a CDS encoding uracil-DNA glycosylase: MDLVRFREELTACRLCPRLVAWREEVGRTKRRAYRDWHYWAKPVPGFGDPQARLVLFGLAPGAHGSNRTGRPFTGDASGTFLYPLLYEAGLASKPTSEPGDDLRLFGVYLTAAVRCAPPGNKPTREELLACSAWTRVELGLLPEARVYLALGRVALEALLDHFGLKKSAHPFFHGAHYPLPQGKHLLASYHVSRQNTQTGRLTREMFLEVLLRAKALAGL; encoded by the coding sequence GTGGACCTGGTCCGCTTCCGGGAGGAGCTCACCGCCTGCCGCCTCTGCCCCCGGCTGGTGGCCTGGCGGGAGGAGGTGGGACGAACCAAGCGCCGGGCCTACCGGGACTGGCACTACTGGGCCAAGCCCGTCCCCGGCTTCGGGGACCCCCAGGCCCGGCTGGTCCTCTTCGGCCTGGCCCCCGGGGCCCACGGCTCCAACCGCACGGGCCGCCCCTTCACCGGGGACGCCTCCGGGACCTTCCTCTATCCCCTCCTCTACGAGGCGGGGCTCGCCAGTAAGCCCACCAGTGAGCCCGGGGATGACCTCCGGCTCTTTGGGGTCTACCTCACCGCCGCGGTGCGCTGCGCCCCGCCGGGGAACAAGCCCACCCGGGAAGAGCTCCTGGCCTGTAGCGCCTGGACCCGGGTGGAGCTTGGGCTTCTGCCGGAGGCCCGGGTCTACCTCGCCCTGGGAAGGGTGGCCCTCGAGGCCCTCCTGGACCACTTCGGCCTGAAGAAGTCGGCCCACCCCTTCTTCCACGGGGCCCACTACCCCCTGCCCCAGGGCAAGCACCTCCTCGCCAGCTATCACGTCTCCCGGCAGAACACCCAGACGGGGCGGCTCACCCGGGAGATGTTCCTGGAAGTCCTGCTAAGGGCTAAAGCCCTCGCCGGGCTTTGA
- a CDS encoding helix-turn-helix domain-containing protein, with translation MVKVWLQLPIYAEQEALAEALKARGFEVVEHPLLAQVGLVEADREVPAPPPVPTVILLKDPGQSTQALKKGYRGYLYPDQGLEVLEKALRAVAQGEVWAERRVVAALVGEPLPHLTQREKEVAALAALGLSNEEIAKELGISVKTVKAHLSIIFQKLGVKKRNQLAHVRFLS, from the coding sequence ATGGTGAAGGTCTGGCTCCAGCTTCCCATCTACGCCGAGCAGGAAGCCTTGGCAGAGGCCCTGAAGGCCCGGGGCTTCGAGGTGGTGGAGCACCCCCTCCTGGCCCAGGTGGGCCTGGTGGAGGCCGACCGGGAGGTCCCCGCCCCGCCGCCGGTGCCCACGGTGATTCTCCTCAAGGACCCGGGCCAATCAACCCAAGCCCTGAAGAAGGGGTACAGGGGCTACCTCTACCCGGACCAGGGCCTCGAGGTCCTGGAAAAGGCCTTGAGGGCCGTGGCCCAGGGGGAGGTCTGGGCGGAAAGGCGGGTGGTGGCGGCCCTGGTGGGGGAGCCACTTCCCCACCTCACACAGCGGGAGAAGGAGGTGGCGGCCCTGGCCGCCCTTGGGCTCAGCAACGAGGAGATCGCCAAGGAGCTTGGCATCTCGGTGAAGACGGTGAAGGCCCACCTCTCCATCATCTTTCAGAAGCTGGGCGTGAAGAAGCGGAACCAGCTGGCCCACGTGCGCTTCCTGAGCTGA
- a CDS encoding PxKF domain-containing protein, with the protein MKPYAKALIGGLALLLLAACSGPQGEVGPQEIVVTEGIPAPSAKGVAVRPQGNLEGQLASLVGSQTTPLAVDGCAYGAPSTVQVSYAIKTPPGQAYPASFKVYTTWTHEAGAWVGSDEATVTFQSASDQPKTVMLTVRNGGSPATGTSAFTVEPRDPQPSSGPGRLQTPPGQSEVTVHVSFNPCPATDPPPPNTPPTLTVPNFVLAEATGPAGAQVAFSVTATDLEDGDLTGSVVCTPASGSLFPIGETTVTCSVTDSGGLSASASFPVYVEDSTPPVFSGLPSGTVTRVAQNLQGWLLSLADLGISASDPNGVSEPVTVTCTPAEGSHIPIGATQTVVCTARDSATYRAPVSAAPPTPNESQASFQVFVTLNVNPAGFLPPLRMAAPYSAHKRGSAIPHKFYPPTYADGTPATDLADGLRLVLHYTGSCNSTSGEAIEGNDYPTGSTAWRYDPDSGHYIFNLKTQAGWNLGCYRTTVSYAGIPLAETYFNLTR; encoded by the coding sequence ATGAAACCCTATGCCAAGGCCCTTATCGGCGGGCTGGCCCTTCTTCTCCTCGCCGCCTGCTCCGGGCCACAGGGGGAGGTAGGGCCGCAGGAGATCGTGGTGACGGAAGGGATCCCTGCCCCCAGCGCCAAGGGGGTGGCGGTCCGGCCCCAGGGGAACCTCGAGGGCCAGCTGGCCTCCTTGGTGGGCTCCCAAACCACCCCCCTGGCGGTGGACGGGTGCGCCTACGGGGCCCCAAGCACGGTGCAGGTGAGCTACGCCATCAAGACACCGCCCGGACAGGCCTACCCCGCCTCCTTCAAGGTCTACACCACCTGGACCCACGAGGCAGGGGCATGGGTGGGGTCGGATGAGGCCACCGTCACCTTCCAAAGCGCCAGCGACCAGCCCAAAACGGTGATGCTCACCGTGCGGAATGGGGGTTCCCCTGCCACGGGCACCAGCGCCTTTACGGTGGAGCCCCGGGATCCCCAGCCCAGCTCCGGTCCCGGAAGGCTCCAGACACCTCCTGGGCAGTCCGAGGTCACCGTCCACGTGAGCTTCAACCCCTGCCCTGCCACCGACCCCCCTCCCCCCAACACGCCCCCTACCCTCACCGTGCCCAACTTCGTCCTGGCAGAGGCCACCGGCCCCGCCGGGGCCCAGGTGGCCTTCTCGGTCACGGCCACGGACCTCGAGGACGGGGACCTCACGGGGAGCGTGGTCTGCACCCCAGCAAGCGGCTCCCTCTTCCCCATCGGCGAAACCACGGTGACCTGCTCCGTAACCGACTCCGGGGGACTTTCCGCCAGCGCGAGCTTCCCCGTGTACGTGGAGGACTCCACCCCGCCCGTCTTCTCTGGCCTGCCGAGCGGCACCGTGACCCGGGTCGCCCAGAACCTCCAGGGGTGGCTCCTTAGCCTTGCCGACCTCGGCATCTCCGCCAGCGACCCCAACGGGGTGTCGGAGCCCGTAACCGTGACCTGCACCCCTGCGGAAGGGAGCCACATCCCCATCGGGGCCACCCAGACCGTGGTCTGCACTGCTAGGGACAGCGCCACCTACCGCGCCCCCGTAAGCGCCGCACCCCCTACCCCCAACGAGAGCCAGGCCAGCTTCCAGGTCTTCGTGACCCTGAACGTGAACCCTGCAGGCTTCTTACCCCCCTTGCGCATGGCCGCCCCGTATAGCGCCCACAAGCGGGGCTCCGCCATCCCCCACAAGTTCTACCCGCCCACCTACGCCGACGGCACCCCCGCCACGGACCTGGCCGACGGCCTGCGCCTTGTCCTCCACTACACCGGCAGCTGCAACTCCACAAGCGGGGAGGCAATCGAGGGCAACGACTACCCCACCGGCTCCACCGCCTGGCGCTACGATCCCGACAGCGGCCACTACATCTTCAACCTGAAGACCCAGGCTGGCTGGAACCTGGGCTGCTACCGCACCACGGTCTCCTACGCGGGCATCCCCCTGGCGGAGACCTACTTCAACCTCACCCGCTAG
- a CDS encoding acyl-CoA carboxylase subunit beta translates to MADNAKLILDELLAELEERRKRVLLGGGEERIRKQHQQGKLTARERIDYLLDEGSFVELMPFAEHLETGLMEGLEAPADGVVTGYGTIGGRLVFVFSQDFTVLGGSLGKMHGRKIASLMDLAAKVGAPIIGLNDSAGARIQEGVDSLSGYGEVFYRNAIYSGVVPQISAILGPCAGGAVYSPAMTDFILMSRGTSYMFITGPEVIRSVTREEVSFEELGGAEVHMERSGVAHLEGKDDQEVLDLIKKLLSYLPQNSREKPPVLEPKDDPHRPTPELLEIVHPDAKRPYNMHQVIRTLLDEGEFLEIQPGFARNIIVGLGRLGGYPVGVIANNPRFMAGALDINASDKAARFIRTMDAFNIPLLTLVDVTGFLPGVAQEHGGIIRHGAKMLFAYAEATVPKITLIARKAYGGAYLAMNSKDMGADVVLAWPTAAVAVMGAEGAANIIYRKEIQSSPNPEETRRRKIEEYKRAFDNPWVAAARGYIDDVIDPTHTRRILYRHLRMLWDKKEERPFKKHDNIPL, encoded by the coding sequence ATGGCCGATAACGCTAAGCTTATCCTGGATGAGCTACTGGCCGAGCTGGAGGAAAGGCGAAAAAGGGTCCTCCTCGGGGGAGGAGAGGAGCGCATCCGCAAGCAACACCAGCAGGGGAAGCTCACCGCCCGGGAGCGAATAGACTACCTCCTGGACGAGGGAAGTTTCGTGGAGCTCATGCCCTTCGCCGAGCACCTGGAAACCGGGCTCATGGAGGGCCTCGAGGCCCCGGCCGACGGGGTGGTGACGGGCTACGGCACCATCGGGGGCCGCCTGGTCTTCGTCTTCAGCCAGGACTTCACCGTCTTGGGAGGGTCCTTGGGCAAGATGCACGGGCGTAAAATCGCCAGCCTCATGGACCTGGCGGCCAAGGTGGGGGCCCCCATCATCGGCCTCAACGACTCCGCCGGGGCCCGCATCCAAGAAGGGGTGGACAGCCTCTCCGGGTACGGGGAGGTCTTCTACCGCAACGCCATCTACTCCGGGGTGGTGCCGCAGATCTCCGCCATCCTGGGGCCCTGCGCCGGGGGAGCGGTCTACAGCCCGGCCATGACCGACTTCATCCTCATGAGCCGGGGGACCAGCTACATGTTCATCACCGGCCCCGAGGTGATCCGGAGCGTGACCCGGGAGGAGGTGAGCTTTGAGGAGCTGGGCGGGGCGGAGGTGCACATGGAAAGGAGCGGGGTGGCCCACCTGGAGGGCAAGGACGACCAGGAGGTCCTGGACCTCATCAAAAAGCTCCTCTCCTACCTGCCGCAAAACAGCCGGGAAAAACCCCCGGTCCTGGAGCCCAAGGACGACCCCCACCGCCCCACTCCGGAGCTCCTGGAGATCGTCCATCCGGATGCCAAAAGGCCCTACAACATGCACCAGGTCATCAGGACCCTCCTGGACGAGGGGGAGTTTTTGGAGATCCAGCCGGGCTTCGCCCGGAACATCATCGTGGGCCTGGGAAGGCTTGGCGGCTACCCCGTGGGGGTCATCGCCAACAACCCCCGCTTCATGGCCGGGGCCCTGGACATCAACGCCTCCGACAAGGCCGCCCGCTTCATCCGCACCATGGATGCCTTCAACATCCCCCTCCTCACCCTGGTGGACGTGACCGGGTTCCTGCCCGGGGTGGCCCAGGAGCACGGGGGCATCATCCGCCACGGGGCCAAGATGCTCTTCGCCTACGCCGAGGCCACGGTGCCCAAGATCACCCTCATCGCCCGCAAGGCCTACGGGGGGGCCTACCTGGCCATGAACTCCAAGGACATGGGGGCGGACGTGGTCCTGGCTTGGCCCACGGCGGCGGTGGCGGTGATGGGGGCCGAGGGGGCGGCCAACATCATCTACCGCAAGGAGATCCAGTCCTCCCCCAACCCCGAGGAAACCCGCCGCCGGAAAATCGAGGAGTACAAGCGGGCCTTCGACAACCCCTGGGTGGCGGCGGCCCGGGGCTACATCGACGACGTCATCGACCCCACCCACACCCGGCGCATCCTTTACCGGCACCTGCGGATGCTCTGGGACAAAAAGGAGGAACGGCCCTTCAAGAAGCACGACAACATCCCCCTCTGA